One window from the genome of Methylomarinovum caldicuralii encodes:
- the lspA gene encoding signal peptidase II, translated as MRDRLGWLALAAAVMILDQLTKAWVVAGLPYRHAVELLPFFRLVHVHNAGAAFSFLAGAGGWQRWFFVALALGASVILTVWLWRLPRGRWLEAAGISLILGGALGNFIDRIRYGFVVDFLDFHLGGWHWPAFNLADTAITVGVGLLLWQSFFSSESTREPEERHGG; from the coding sequence ATGCGTGACCGCCTCGGCTGGCTGGCGCTGGCGGCGGCTGTGATGATCCTCGATCAACTCACCAAGGCGTGGGTGGTAGCAGGATTGCCGTACCGCCACGCCGTCGAACTGCTGCCGTTCTTCCGCCTGGTCCACGTCCACAACGCCGGGGCGGCGTTCAGCTTTCTCGCCGGCGCCGGCGGCTGGCAGCGCTGGTTCTTTGTCGCCCTGGCCCTGGGAGCCAGCGTGATCCTGACGGTGTGGCTCTGGCGCCTGCCCAGGGGGCGGTGGCTGGAGGCCGCCGGCATCAGCCTGATCCTCGGCGGGGCCTTGGGCAACTTCATCGACCGCATCCGCTACGGTTTCGTGGTCGATTTTCTCGATTTCCACCTGGGCGGCTGGCACTGGCCGGCCTTCAATCTTGCCGACACGGCGATCACCGTAGGGGTGGGGCTGTTGTTATGGCAGAGTTTCTTTTCCTCCGAATCAACCCGAGAACCTGAGGAGCGACATGGCGGTTGA